A region of Jonquetella anthropi DSM 22815 DNA encodes the following proteins:
- a CDS encoding NCS2 family permease — protein MWQAVDGYFKITERGSTGRREVVAGLATFMTMAYILIVNPAWMAAAGMDKGASVVVTALMACIFSALMGVYANLPFSLGPGMGGNAFFAFTLVKGGIVTWQVGMGMVFISGVVFVLLSIFGIRELVVKMVPRSIKFAIGAGVGFFVAYLGLRDAGLMTFTANGLKLGSLHNPQALLAVIGLGVTSFCLARKLPGGILLGILITTIIGIPMGLTKLPSSLLSAPASIEPIAFKLDILGAMKIAYIPFIFTFFVGDFFSTLGTVIGVSQKAGLLDENGNLPGIFRPFMVDSLGTVVGALFGSTTITTFIESAAGVQAGGRTGLTALTTSACFLLSIFLVPLATCIPTQATAPTLIIIGLLMMSGMRHIEFDDFTEAFPAFMTILTSAYTASLANGISAGVLLYAVTKVLAGRPKDVHWGTYVLCVPLVIYFVNL, from the coding sequence ATGTGGCAGGCAGTTGACGGGTATTTCAAAATCACTGAACGGGGCAGCACTGGACGGCGGGAAGTCGTGGCAGGGCTCGCCACCTTCATGACCATGGCCTACATTTTGATTGTCAACCCGGCGTGGATGGCCGCCGCCGGCATGGACAAGGGCGCGTCCGTTGTCGTCACCGCGCTGATGGCCTGCATTTTCTCGGCTCTGATGGGCGTTTACGCCAACCTGCCGTTCTCCCTCGGCCCGGGCATGGGCGGCAATGCGTTTTTCGCCTTTACGTTGGTTAAAGGCGGCATCGTCACGTGGCAGGTGGGCATGGGAATGGTCTTCATTTCCGGCGTCGTGTTCGTCCTGCTCTCAATCTTTGGCATTCGGGAACTGGTCGTTAAAATGGTCCCCCGCTCCATCAAGTTCGCCATCGGCGCCGGCGTCGGCTTTTTCGTCGCCTATCTGGGACTGAGGGACGCCGGGCTCATGACCTTCACCGCCAACGGCCTGAAGCTGGGCTCGCTTCACAACCCGCAGGCGTTACTGGCCGTCATCGGCCTTGGCGTCACCAGCTTCTGCTTGGCCCGCAAGCTGCCCGGCGGCATTCTGTTGGGCATTCTCATCACGACCATCATCGGGATTCCGATGGGCCTGACGAAACTGCCCTCGTCGCTGCTTTCTGCGCCGGCTTCGATTGAACCGATCGCCTTCAAGCTCGATATTTTAGGCGCCATGAAGATCGCCTATATCCCGTTCATCTTTACTTTCTTCGTCGGCGATTTCTTCTCCACCCTGGGCACGGTCATCGGCGTGTCCCAGAAGGCCGGCCTGCTGGACGAAAACGGCAACCTGCCGGGAATTTTCCGGCCCTTCATGGTTGACTCGCTGGGCACCGTCGTGGGAGCCCTGTTCGGCTCCACCACGATCACCACGTTCATCGAGTCGGCCGCTGGCGTCCAGGCGGGCGGCCGAACCGGGCTGACCGCTTTGACTACATCGGCATGCTTCCTGCTGTCCATCTTCCTCGTCCCGCTGGCCACGTGCATTCCCACCCAAGCCACGGCGCCCACGCTCATCATCATCGGCCTGCTGATGATGTCGGGCATGAGACACATCGAATTTGACGACTTCACCGAGGCGTTCCCCGCCTTCATGACCATTCTGACCAGCGCCTACACCGCCAGCTTGGCTAACGGCATCAGCGCCGGCGTTCTGCTCTACGCGGTCACAAAAGTTCTGGCCGGCCGCCCCAAGGACGTGCATTGGGGCACGTACGTGCTGTGCGTCCCGCTGGTGATCTACTTCGTCAACCTGTAA